In the Ramlibacter tataouinensis TTB310 genome, one interval contains:
- a CDS encoding D-2-hydroxyacid dehydrogenase family protein produces MSRTAAAGRPRIVVLDDWERALERLADWSALRARAEVTLHHAPLAGAALVDALREADAAVFVRDRTAVDAALLAQLPRLKCLVFTGSRNTRLDAAAVRERGIALGCTGWGPSKESTCELTWALILAAVRQLPSHTARLRAGQWRAAAPEVLPGVLHGQRLGLVGLGQIGARVAAVGRAFGMEVAAWSPRMTAERAAEHGARFLPLEELLAGSAVVSLHLVPTPATRHLMNRERLALMRPGSVLVNTSRSALVDHAALAEALRAGRPGAAALDVFDEEPLPAGSPLREAPNLLMTPHDGFVCEPVFARFAQDAVTNLAAWLDGRPLPVQPD; encoded by the coding sequence ATGAGCCGCACGGCTGCCGCAGGCCGCCCGCGCATCGTCGTCCTGGACGACTGGGAGCGCGCGCTCGAGCGCCTGGCCGACTGGAGCGCGTTGCGCGCGCGGGCCGAGGTGACGCTGCACCATGCGCCGCTGGCGGGCGCGGCGCTGGTCGATGCCTTGCGCGAGGCGGACGCGGCCGTGTTCGTGCGCGACCGGACGGCGGTCGACGCCGCGCTGCTGGCCCAGCTGCCCCGCCTGAAGTGCCTGGTCTTCACCGGCTCGCGCAATACCCGCCTCGATGCGGCGGCGGTGCGCGAGCGCGGCATCGCGCTGGGCTGCACCGGCTGGGGCCCCTCCAAGGAGAGCACCTGCGAGCTCACCTGGGCGCTGATCCTGGCGGCCGTCCGCCAGCTGCCCTCGCACACGGCGCGGCTGCGCGCCGGCCAGTGGCGCGCAGCCGCGCCCGAGGTCCTGCCGGGCGTGCTGCACGGCCAGCGCCTGGGCCTGGTCGGGCTGGGCCAGATCGGCGCCCGCGTGGCGGCCGTGGGCCGCGCCTTCGGCATGGAGGTCGCCGCCTGGAGCCCGCGCATGACGGCCGAGCGGGCCGCCGAACACGGCGCCCGCTTCCTGCCGCTGGAGGAGCTGCTGGCCGGCAGCGCGGTGGTCAGCCTGCACCTGGTGCCCACACCCGCCACGCGCCACCTGATGAACCGCGAGCGCCTGGCCCTGATGCGACCGGGCAGCGTGCTGGTCAACACCTCGCGCTCGGCCCTGGTGGACCACGCCGCCCTGGCCGAAGCGCTGCGCGCGGGCCGGCCCGGCGCGGCCGCATTGGACGTGTTCGACGAGGAGCCGCTGCCGGCGGGCAGTCCGCTGCGCGAAGCCCCCAATTTGCTGATGACGCCGCACGACGGCTTCGTCTGCGAGCCGGTGTTCGCCCGCTTCGCGCAGGACGCCGTGACCAACCTCGCGGCCTGGCTGGACGGGCGGCCGCTGCCGGTGCAGCCGGACTGA